A segment of the Sporocytophaga myxococcoides genome:
ACTTATGGTTGCAGGTGTTGGCGCAATCGATCCCACTAAGTAATTGGCATCTATAAAGTTTCCTTCTGTATTGTATTTGGCAATGAAGAAATGATAGGTATTGGTGCCTGATCCATAATTTCTGGTTACAGATGAAGGATCCAGGTCTGCATTTTTGTAAAAATCACCTATTACATTTATAAACCCAAGACCATCGAGTACGATAGAATATCCACGGTCTGTTTCGGCTCCTCCCGTACCTTTAGCAAATATCAGGTTAAGAGAAGGGTCATATTTGGCAAAATAAATGTCCTGCATTCCTTTAGAAGAAAGTCTTGTAGCGACATTCGGATCAAAATTAAAATCAAGTGTTCCATTAAACTCACCGGTAATATATATATTGTCAGAAGCATCAAGATACATATCGTGTATATAACTGAAGTTTATATTCTCAATAACTCCCACATTTATTAATTCACCTTCAGATGTATAGCGGGCTATATATCCGGCGTGGCTACCAGTAGTTCTGGTTTCCGTTCCTTCTCCCGGATCAAAATCCATAGTCCAACCGGTTATGGTCCCCGATAGGATAATTTCACCAGATGAAGTCACTGCTATATTACAATCATAATCATTGCCGCCTGTATCGTTTCGGTTACTCCCAATACCTTTGGCAAAAACTAGGTTTCCTCCAGAGGTAAATTTGGCAAAAAATATATCCGTCTCTCCATAAGCTGGTAAATTTAATACCTCTTCTCCTGGATCCATATCATCTCCTTCCTTATAGAAGCCGCATAGGTACACATTCTGATCATTATCGATATAAAGATTTCTTCCCCAGTTTCCAATTTTCCTGGCATATATAAAATTTCCTGAAGTGTCGTATTTGGCAAGAAAGCCACCACGGGTCAGTGGAAAGTTAACTCCATCAGGATCAAAAAAGGTTTGATTTGAAAGAGAGCCTGTAATGTATAAAGCTCCTTTGTTATCTGTGATGATGTTGTATATGGTTGCAAAGCTTCCTTTTAGTCGTTGCACAAATATTACAGATCCATTTTTGTCGTACTTGGCAATATAGCCTTCATTGTTTTGGGAGGAAGATACAAGATAGGGTGTTCCTCCCATATTGAAATCAATTGCGTTTGAAAAATTTCCTGCAGTATAGATGTTTTCTCTGAGATCTATGCAATGAGTCCTAGTATTTATATATTTGTTTTCACCACTGTTAGGTGGATTAAATGCTTTGGCCCATTGAAGATCCTGTGCATTACTGTTAGACGTGAATCCCATAAGGAGCAGCATGAGTAGAATATAGAGTTTTTTCATAGTCGTTTGGTAGTTTAGTGAAAAATGTAAACAATAGAGTTCCTTTCTTCTCATCAGTGATGGAAGCAGCGTTGATAACCGTACATCTTGTTGATTCGATTTACCGTATCGTAAGCGCCTTATGTATCTTGTCTGATAACAACTTCATCAGAGATAATGCACTTTCATCCGGTGAAAATAAAATTACTTTTATGGTGACCATTCCTGATTGAGTTAAAAAGGTACTTAGAGAATGGATACTTCAAATACATCTCCTGGGTTACTATCTGTTGTGATCGCATTAAGTTGTTCAGGGTTTATGTTTTTCATTCCCTGAACCACATTATAGTGATATATATTTGTAGTTCAGGGATAATCAAAAGCACAAAGCCGTTTCGCAGATGCAAAAGTAGGAGATAGGAGATAAAGTTAATCTGACACTTGTCAGTTTTGACGGGAGATTTTTTTACGGATACGGCTAAGGCTGTCCTGGTGAATACCAAGGAATGAAGCAATGTATTTTTGCGGAACTTGTTGTACGATCGAAGGATGGTTTTTAATCAGCTTAAGATAGCGTTCTTCCGGAGTCAGACACATGCGGTCTATTTCTCTGTCCTGAGTCCAGTTTAGTAGTATTTCAAGCAATGTATTTTCAATTTTACCAGCACATTTTACTTCTTTCATTATAGTAAGTATTTCTTCACGATCCCAATACAATGCCTTTACTTCTGTAAGTGTTTCCAGGGCGCAGGGTGAAGGTTGCCGGTTCACTATATAAAACACTGAAGATACAAATTCATTCCATGAAACAAAGTCTATAGTGGAGTCAATATCATTATGTAATCTGTAAAGCCTTACAATTCCTTCATTAAGAAAAAAAAGTCGATCCACAGATTTTCCCTGAGACATGATTATGGTGTTTTTGGGAATGATGATTTCTTTTGTGTTTTCTTTCAGATAATCAGCTTCTTCATTACTTAACAAGATCCCGTGCTCACGAAACCAATTACATACTTTCTCAAACATACTTTCACTTTTTTATTGAGCCTATTAATACCTTCGTTACAAAAATAGTAATCGTCTTGAAATAATATGAATTTGAATCAACAGAAAATGGCAGGTAGATACACATATATTTTCCTGTATAGGTCTCGCCGGTATTAATCCTATAAAGTCTAATGAGATTGTATATATCATTTAGATTTTGGTAGTTTAAGTATATACTAATTACCAAAATATATTGAACCTTTGTGTATTTATATATTAGAATTGCTGAATGATATAAGTAGCAAATACTTAATTATAATCTCCATTTTTAATATCTTCAGCCTCATCTTCCGAATGGTAAATGATCCAATTGAGCAGAAAATGAAATAGCAGTTTTTTTAGAATGCACCACCCTAATCGACTTGATATTTTGAGAAAACTTGTATGGCGAATGACTTTAGTATTTTATTTTTATCACATAGCAAAAACATAGATTTATTCGCTTATCTCCTAACATATTAGAAATATAATCGTTTCTTTGTTTAAATTTGGTTATTGTTACTTAAGTCTTTTATATGAAATTTAATACTCAAACTATTGATAACTACTTTTTTGTAGGCATTGCAGGAACCGGTATGAGTGCCATTGCTCAGTATCTTAGAGGCGTTGGGAAAAAGGTAGCTGGTTCTGACAGGTTGTTTAGCAAGGATAAAAAAATGCTTATCCAGGAGCAGTTTGAGTCTATGGGCATTGAATGTTTTTATCAGGATGGCTCAGGAATAAATGAAACAACTCAGGCGGTAATTGTTTCTTCAGCCATAGAAGATACCAATGTAGAATATCAAAAGGCAAAAGAAGCAGGTATCCCGATAATTAAACGTTCCGAATTGCTTGCAGCAATATCTTCTGAAAAGAAAACTATTGCCATCGGAGGTACTTCCGGAAAGTCTACAACTACAGCAATGATCTTTCATATTCTTCAGGAAAATGGGAAATCTCCTTCTCTTATTACCGGAGCAGGTCTGACAGCTTTACAGAAGAAAAATCTTCCCGGGAATGCATGGGTAGGAGATAGCGAGTGGCTAGTGATTGAGTCAGACGAATCTGATGGATCTATAGTTAACTATATTCCGGAAATCGGAATTGTATTGAACATCGACAGAGACCATAAGGAGTTTGAAGAACTGATAGAGCTGTTCCAGACTTTTAAAAGAAATACAAAGGGTAAGTTTATTGTCAACCATGATTTGGAGCTTACAAGAAACCTTTCCCAGGATACTAAGAACGATTTCGGCACTGATGCTGGTGCAGGATTTGTGGCGGAGCATTTTAAACAAACTGGTTTTGAAATTCAGTTTACTCTTAATGGTATACCTTTTAAAATTCCTGTAATCGGAAGACATAACATGGAAAACGCTTCTGCTGCAGTAGCCGCTTCTTACATGGCAGGTGTATCGATAGAACAGGCTGCAAAAGCCTTGGAATCTTATGTAGGGATATTCCGTAGAACACAATTGGTAGGGGAGAAAAAAGGGGTTTATCTTATTGATGATTTTGCTCATAACCCTGCTGAAGTGCAGGCTGCAATTAGGAGTTGTCAGCAGATAGGCAATAGAGTATTTGCCTGGTTCCAACCTCATGGATATGGCCCATTGAGATTTATGCATAAAGAACTTGCTGAAAGAGTCATAGAAACATTAAGGCCGGAAGATTACTATCTGATGTCAGATGTGTATTATGCGGGGGGGACAGTAACTAAGGATATATCTTCTGATGTGGTTATTAATGAGGTGATTAAGGCGGGCAAAAAGGCACTCTTGTTTGAAGATAGAAATAAAATGCCAGACTACTTTGCCAAAGAAACAAGACAAGGAGACGTCATTTTAATGATGGGGGCAAGGGATCCTTCACTTGCCGAATTTGCTGAAACGACTTTTAATCAGCTTTGACATCCTGTCTATTGATAAGTAATCATGTATTTTTTTGATAGGCCCTTAACTGGTTTATAAAATAAAAAAGAACCTTATAAATAATAAAAGGGAATATATAAATGTTTTGGACTCATTCCTATGATTTAATTGTGAAGGTAGTAACATTGCTACTTTCGCTTTTATTTTTAATCCAAATACCATTTTTTGAGCATCATGGAATTATCTGTATCACGACTTCTTTAATAATATTCTACTTTAGTTATTATTTTTTCTTCAGGTCTTTATCAACCTTTCTTTATTGCAAATTTACACTTAAGATGAATGTGAGTCTTTCTCAGGCTAAGCAACTTAATGACGCGTTTTCACCGGTTTTCCCCTTTAATATGAAGTGACTACCCATGGATGAGATTAAAGGACTTGATGACAGCGTTAAATTCGTTGAAGCATTGAAGACCTATAAACACTGGAATGAAGAGATTGTTAGAGATAAAAAGGAGCTGATAATCAGTGTGGAAAAAACAGCATTAAAAATTAAATTATTGAAGGTATTATATTTTGGATTGGTAGGCTATTTTATAATTGCAGGATTTTTAAATCTTACTCCAGCCAAGTATGTAACTGATATAATAAATTATTTATTTGAATCGGACGGGTTTAATCCAATTTTGAATTCCTGCATTTTGATTCTGCCAACTTCGTTAATTTTTAATTTTATAATAAAGAGATCTTAGGTTAATATTATTAATAGAACTCCAGAGCTCTTTAAAGAGGTAATCTACAACAGAGGCAGCTCAAAAAAGGAAATGTATCTGTTAGGATATTAACCGGAATGACAGCAAATAAACAAAAGGCAAAAGTGATAATCAAAGTAAAGAATACAGAATACCAGGAGTTAATATCAGTTTGGGAGTCTTCAGTAAAAGCTACACATGATTTCTTAAAGGTTGAAGATTTTAATTTTTATAAAGAACTCATTCCAGGTTTTTTTGAAAATGTAACCTTGCATTGTTTGAAAAATGAGAAGTCTAAGATTGTCGGATTTATCGGGACTAATGATGGCGCATTAGAGATGTTGTTTGTTACTGCAAACGAAATTGGAAAAGGTATCGGAAAAAAACTATTATTGTATGCAATAGAAAGACTTAACGTTACAAAAGTTGATGTCAATAAGGATAATTTACAAGCTGTTGAATTTTATAATCAATTTGGGTTCAAGATAAAATCTATTTCTGATTTAGATGGATTTGGAAAGCCTTATCCTATTTTGCATATGGAGTTAGCAAATTCTCAAAACGATTAAGTCTATACATGTATTAATAGATTATCAGGCTTATGTTAAATTGATTTGGACTACGTAATATGTGGCATTCCTTTAAAAACTTTTAGATATTAGATAGTGGCTCCTGTCATTATTAAGTCAAACATTCTAATTGCGGTCAACGTTTAAATCTGAGTATCATTTTATAATTGCTAATTTTGTTTATAAACCTCTTTTTTATGAAGCATCTGTTACAACTAAGTAAATCGGTTTTTGCAATATTGTTGTTGTTTGGTACTACAAATAAAACACTTGCCTGTACTGGCCGGGATATTGTTTTTACCGATATTAGTATCACTTCAATAGTAAATGGTGTTTACTATTATACTTATGAAATTAAGAATGTAGGGACTGTAGATATTACTCTTGGTGAGGTAGTACTACAAAATTATGTTTCAACCGATAATCAGGTTGGTGGAGATGCTCCTGCAGGAGGATCTTTTATAAGTCATCAGAATGTAAGTATTCTTTCTCCCGGAGAAACGTTTAGAGGAACGTATCAAGCCAATCCTTTTCCACAGAATCCACAAAGCACCTATCCCTACCTCATTGTTCATGTAAGTCTGAGTTCCAGTGATGAATGTGATAAAAGTAATAATTACTTTGTAGGATTTATTCAGATTTCTACTGCTATTCCAACCCATTCTATGGCTGCTGATGCCAAATTAAACTGGGATGTAGAAAACAAAAGTTTTATAGTAAACGAATGGTCAGGAGCTTATTCAGAAATTTATTATAGCATATTTTCTGTATCAGGAGTATTAATGCTTAATGGAATTGCTCAAAGGAATGAATCTACGCCTCTTAAAGGTCTGAGTAATGGAGTTTATCTACTTCACCTATCTGATGGGGATAAAGAATATTTGAAAAGAATAACCTACTTTAGATAATTCACTATAACATTTTTAAAGGCAGAAGTAGTATTCTAGCTTATATAATAGTCCAACTAATACTGTATAATTGACTAGTCAAAACTAAAATACCCATTAAAATATTAGATGAGGTGTTAAAAACAAAAAAGATCTGAATATATACATTCAGATCTTTTTGTTTTGAGTCAATTATAATTGATCAGATTGTTGAGGATGCTCGTTATTCGATAATAACTTTTATGACTTTTGAATTCCCATTTTGTGTTGCATATACCACATGTAAGCCTTTATTTTTAATGATAATAGGGGTCTCTGCTTTGTAAGAGTTATTTGTAAGGACTAACTGGCCAACGGAATTATATATTTTTATATCATATAAACCAGAGCCTGATAGTGAAAATGTTTCTGTAGCAGGGTTCGGATAAGCCTTAAGCGAACTTTCTGAATAGTTTGAAATAACCGGAGTTGTAATGCCTGGTTTTATTTCTTCTTTATCACCGCTTTCGTTAGAGGTGATATACACAGCAGAAGTTAGGTTATTGCCATTAATAGTAGTACGGGCAGCAGGTAGAGTGATGGTGCATCGTGCAGATACGGATGGTGAGGCAGTTTCTGAAAAATATACTGTTAACTGGTTTGTGTTGTTCCCAGATATCACAGAACCTCCCCAAACGATCCATGAATAGTTAGCTCCACTATATACAGGAGCAGTAAAGGTATAATATCCCTTACCAAGGGCAGGGGCTGATTGCCAGAAAATATCAAAATCCCTGTTTTTTACATTTACTGTAAATAGTGTACTGTCATCCGAACAATCGGGATTTGTAGCGGCGATGTAGTAAGTGCCGGGAGTTAAATTATTTCCGGGAGCAGGAACTGTCAATGCTGCATCTGAATAAAAGTCCATGACCGTGCCTGCATGAACAGTGGTGAAGTTATCAACGTATAATTTTTTAAATACATCTTTACTGAACATATCATTGAATCCATAATAATCACCTTCAACAGTATAGTTAGCAATTGTTCCATTATTATTTTTTGTAAGAATAATATCTGAAGTAATTAACTTAGTAGGTACTTTTAAAGTTGGCATGTATGTATAATCTGTACACATACCTAATGCAACGTTTGGTTGATAAGTAATTAGGATCTGAGGGAATCGGCTTGTTTTATCTACCATTTGTGTCATGTCCATAGCAGCAGGGTTAAAAGTTTCACCTGTTCCTCCTAACAAACTTTTATTGGTAAAAGACATTTGTGAAAGATCTGATGAGGTTGCTGCATGATTATCCAAATATATATAAGGTGTAATGTCCACTATTTCATCCCTGCAGAGAGAGGGCATCTCTTTAATTTCCAGTTTAAGGCAAGGTGATTCATTTACTATTACATAAATACTGTCATAGTAAAAATCAGCTGGATCGCATACAGCAACCTGTACCCTGATTTTGTATTTTCCTTTACCCACAATTGACCAGGTGGAATTAGTACCTATTGGAGCTTCTGTACCTATAGATTCATCGGTGAGTAAAATACGTTCGTTAAGGCTAGTCAGATCTTTACCGCTGCTGAAGAAAGTGAATTTTGCAAAGAAGTCGGGAGTAAAGTTTACAGTTGCTCCCTTATCAACTGTATATTTAAGGGTATCCACATTAAATAAAGATGTTGGTGGTGTAATCAAATACAGGAAGACCTGAATGCCTCCACGATGTATATTCGTCGCATTCATTTTCTTTACATATACACTTGGATAATCACTATAATGAATACTTGTTAATTCTTCAGTTGTAATTACCGAACCTTGCAGACGGAACATTTTGTACATGCTTACATCGTCATTCGGGTCATTGAGGTCACGTATTTCCGCAATTTTATAAATGTCTTCTAATGTTATAATTGAATCTACACAGGAAGAAAGTCCGACTGGATTATCTGCAACAACATAGGTATCTGTTGTTTGAGCTTTTAGACTGGTAGAAAGAAGAATAACAGAAATAAAAATTAGTATATATTTTTTCATATAATATAAAAAGGAAAATGTGAAAGAATAATTTCTAAACAAGTCTAAATATACGTATTTTCAATAAGAAAAGTTGATAGACAGATAGTTTTGATAGAATTGGAATAGTGAATCTTGTGAAACATAGTATTTTATGAATTTTTGATTTTAATCTTTTCATGTGCTGGGTTAAGAAGGTTATGATATCCTTATTGAAATAGACTTAAAGTATAATTGATTAACTTTTCAATAGCCACTTCATTTAAATATTTTCTTTTATCCATTTTTAGTCCATCTGAAATGTTTCAATAAACCTTATACTTTGGGCAGTTTGTGTGTGATAATAGGAATGAATTTTATTATTGTAAGATTAGATTAGATTAGATACTATGATTTTCTTCTATAAGATTGTTATTTTAATCACATATTTTAGCCTTCAGGAATTTACTTAGTGAAGCAATAAATTGTGATTGCTTTATTGTATTAATAATCCAAAACCTACATTCACATATTGTAATGCTGCATTCACAAAGTGATCAGTCTTTCAAAGATAGCTTTGTCTATATTCACTTTTGTTAGACTAAAAGTATAGATTATGTCTCCCTTTGTGCTTACAGAGCAGATTCAGCTATTTCTAAAGCATCCTAGTTTCCTGCCTGAAAAGGTGCCACATACGCGCTTGCCTGCTCCTTTCGACATATATGTCGATCTGCTGAATCATGTATATTTGTGGAATAGTAAGGATCGGGGAGGAGTCAGAAGTTTTCTTTACAATGCTCTTTCTGAAGTATCTATTGATAACAAAGAGATAGATGCTTTGGATTATTGGGAGCAAGAAAAGCTTCTTTCAGTATTAACATTGCTTGCTCATTGTTACAGATGGAACTATCTACCTCCAGAGCCTGACGAATTTCTGAAGCAAAACATGAATTTTCCCCATCAGCTCTGGCAATCTTTAAGTTATGTTGCTGACAAGCTGGAACATCCTCATTGCGGCACCTTGTGGAGCATCATGCTCATGAATTTTCAGGTAATAGAACAAGCCCCCGGAACAAACCTTCAGATAGATAAAGTCAACTTCCAGGATCTTTCTCTAGCTCATAACTGGGTTTGCAAAGAATTTCAGGGGCAGTTAGAACACTGGATTAAAATATTTATTATGACTGAAGTGGTTGGTACTACTGCTAACAAAGCATGCATGCAAGTATTGAAAGCAATCATAGAAAATGATAAAGATATGCTGGGTAAGGCGTTGGAACTACTCTATGAAAGCATCATTGGAATAACCACTGTCTTTAACAGAGAAGTAAGAGGACAGAAACTTAATATGGCTCAATGGAGAGAGCATATCCAGCCATCCTTCGTATGGGGGCTAAAGGATCCTCAAAGTCAAAGTCTCCTGGAAGGTGTGAGTGGCCTGCAGCTTGGCTGCATTCAGCTGATGGACCTGGTATTAGGATTGGAAATGGATTCTACAATGGGCAGGGCCATGATGGCTTCCCGAAAGTATTTTCCAAAACATAGCAGGGATTTATTAGAAGCACTGGAGCCCTATAGAAATAAACTTAAGTTTTATTTGAAAAGGAAAAATGACCAGGATCTGAATGCAAAATATAATCAATGTTTAGAAGCGCTTGAAAGTTATAGAATCAGTCATAAACAAAGAGGAAAGGCATATATAAAGGGAGATGGAACTTCTAAAAGTATTACAACAACAGGACTGTCTGTGCAAAATTCTTTTGATGCCATAAAACAGTTTGATGCAGATATGGAAGAAAGGATACTGGAAACTGTAAAGGAGAAGATCATTTATCAGGATTTACTTTGAAGATATATTGCAATTATATCTATTATAGCAATTGATTGTCTGATGTTTAATTTAAAAAAATTGAAATAAAAAGCTCATTGATCGTTGACCAATGAGCTCATTTTAATCATAACACTTGTATTTAGTAAATCATAATTCTTCCTTTTGATACGATATCTCCTTCTGCATTCACCACAGTATAAAAGTGTATGCCGGAATCAAGCGTTGCAGGCAGTAATGTAATTCCACCCTGAATAGTCTGAGTAGAAACCAGATCAGCTGCATTATAAATATTCAGAGTAAAAGTCTCAGTCACGTCAGCATCAACTGCAATGGTTGCTTCACCTGCATTAGAGGGATTAGGTGCTATTACTGTGTGTACTTTTGGAGGAAGTATCACAAATTTTCCTTTAGATACTTTGTATCCTTCACTGTCTACAAGGTCATAATAATAAAATCCTGAAGAAATAACTGGTAAGGCATTAAAACCACCATTTACAGTTATGGTTTGTACAAGATTGTCACTGAATGTGTAGATGTTCAATGTAAAGGATTCAGTTGCATCAGCAGAGATCTTAATGGACAAGGTATCTCCTGCATGAATGTGATGAGGATGTATATGACTTTTAATTTTCGGCGCCTTAACAACTATTTTGCCTCTCGATACAATATAGCCAAAAGCATTTTCTAAAGTGTAATTGTATATGCCGACTGAAAGAACAGGTAGTACATTTGAACCTCCATGAACACTCAATGTTTGTATTATAACATCACCAGTATCAGAAACTGACAATGTGAAAATCTCTGTTTCCGGCGCAACCACTAATAGAGAGATAGTATCTCCAGCTACAGATGGGTGAATGTGTGAATGAATTTTCGGAGCCTTTACATCTATTTTCCCTTTTGATACTGTTTTTCCATTGGTGTTAATTAATGAATAAGAATATTTTCCTATAGATAATTGTGGTAATACAGATTTACCCCCTGTTACTGTTAAAGTATGCAATACCACATCACCTGTGTCAGTAATAGTAAGCGTGAAGGATTCCGAAGCAGGAGCTTCAACTTTAATTGAGATGGTGTCTTCAACAGTAGAAGGGTTTGGTGCAATGAGGGCTCTTACTTTGGGTTCTTTTACTACAATATGACCGGATGAAACTTTTTTACCATCAATGCCTGAAACTATATAATGATAGGTTCCGGCATTAAGAAGAGGCAAGGTCGTATTACCTCCTGTTACCTGAAGATTAATACTATCCGCATCATTAAATATGGCCACATAAAAAGTGTCGGTTGCTGCAGCATTTACTTTTAATACTAATGTGTCTCCCTCTTTAGAATGATTAGGATGTACAGAGGTTCTTATATGCTTGTGAACGTGCAATTCATGCTTCTGAGCATTGACATTAATGGAAAAGACGAATACAATTACCAGAGCAAGCAATTGATTGAAGTAGATTTTTGTTCTCATAGTTGTTGTTTTTTCAAGTTGTTGTTTTTACAATAGTTGTGTTGTTTTATTATAAAGACTTGGTCGAAAATGAAAACGTCGCCTCTTGTAATGAAAAAATATTTATAAAGATTATGTGTTACTTCATATAAAATACTGTTGCTTATCACAATACCATCCTCTCTTTATTTTTTCTGATTCAATCTACAAATATTTCTTACTACTACTTATTTCATTGTCTTAATGAAGCTTTTCTATAAATACAATATATAATCGTTATCACATTTATTAAACAATTATGTAATCGGTTTGTAGTACGAAAGGAATATTTTAAGAAAGAAGTAAGTAATATTCCTGCCATTAATTTGGGGGATCTGTATAAAGATAAATACGAAAACGAAATTATATCGGATTTAAATGGTCAACTCATTAATAGTGTATTCGGAACAGGTATAAGTTCTAATCTGCGACCTATAGCGAATAAAGTGAATTCTGCTTCTGCAGGAAAGTTATCTGAGACGATGACAGTAAAGGAGCAGTTTCATAAACGAAGGTAGAGCAACCTGTTCAAAACAGGGACATAAATACTGGTAAGGTTAAAGGCATAAGTATTGAATATATTGCAAGGAAAATCAGCAGGGGATTACAGCCTGTATCTTACAAAAAGTTTGATTGTGATCATGACATCTATTACGTTCCCAAGCCACCCAAACCAATTCCATGCCCTGCAAGTAAATGAAGAGAGGGGTATTGCGTTTAACTTCTACCAAAATCTCGGATTGATTTATAGGGAAACAACAAAGCCTTCAAAGAAATCTATGATTGCATTTTATCAGTATGGTCATGTAGCTTGGAAAAGTGATTATTATTATGGAAAGACAAGATTATGGGAAAGTAAATTGGGATCATATAGCCAGGGAAATTTATCAGTACGAATCCTGACTACATTAGAAGCAACAGAACAAGGTGAATACGGTCATGTGGTTGGTTTTTTTGAATTGGAATAAATATTTTTGCAATGTGTATAAAAAATGCAGTTGTAAACCAGAGCAGTTGTTTGAAAGCGGAGGGACACAAAAAAAATAAGACCATATTTCATTAAAAATATGGTCTTATCAGTACAGAATTAAACAGGATTAGAATATGCCTATATAAGCTGTTCCTGCACCACGGTTTTTAATTTTTGCGCCAACCTCAAATGCATCAGGGGAGGTTGAAGATGGATCAAACAGGTAGAAGTTTCCATCAGCTCCGGAAGGAACGACTGCCATAACAAACTTACCGTCTGCAACAATGCTGTTCTGATATTGTCTGAACCATAGATTAGCAGGCAGATTCAAAATTACAGCTGTATTGTTTTTTAGGTCGATACGGGCA
Coding sequences within it:
- a CDS encoding GNAT family N-acetyltransferase, whose translation is MTANKQKAKVIIKVKNTEYQELISVWESSVKATHDFLKVEDFNFYKELIPGFFENVTLHCLKNEKSKIVGFIGTNDGALEMLFVTANEIGKGIGKKLLLYAIERLNVTKVDVNKDNLQAVEFYNQFGFKIKSISDLDGFGKPYPILHMELANSQND
- a CDS encoding UDP-N-acetylmuramate--L-alanine ligase, with product MKFNTQTIDNYFFVGIAGTGMSAIAQYLRGVGKKVAGSDRLFSKDKKMLIQEQFESMGIECFYQDGSGINETTQAVIVSSAIEDTNVEYQKAKEAGIPIIKRSELLAAISSEKKTIAIGGTSGKSTTTAMIFHILQENGKSPSLITGAGLTALQKKNLPGNAWVGDSEWLVIESDESDGSIVNYIPEIGIVLNIDRDHKEFEELIELFQTFKRNTKGKFIVNHDLELTRNLSQDTKNDFGTDAGAGFVAEHFKQTGFEIQFTLNGIPFKIPVIGRHNMENASAAVAASYMAGVSIEQAAKALESYVGIFRRTQLVGEKKGVYLIDDFAHNPAEVQAAIRSCQQIGNRVFAWFQPHGYGPLRFMHKELAERVIETLRPEDYYLMSDVYYAGGTVTKDISSDVVINEVIKAGKKALLFEDRNKMPDYFAKETRQGDVILMMGARDPSLAEFAETTFNQL
- a CDS encoding Ig-like domain-containing protein, with product MKKLYILLMLLLMGFTSNSNAQDLQWAKAFNPPNSGENKYINTRTHCIDLRENIYTAGNFSNAIDFNMGGTPYLVSSSQNNEGYIAKYDKNGSVIFVQRLKGSFATIYNIITDNKGALYITGSLSNQTFFDPDGVNFPLTRGGFLAKYDTSGNFIYARKIGNWGRNLYIDNDQNVYLCGFYKEGDDMDPGEEVLNLPAYGETDIFFAKFTSGGNLVFAKGIGSNRNDTGGNDYDCNIAVTSSGEIILSGTITGWTMDFDPGEGTETRTTGSHAGYIARYTSEGELINVGVIENINFSYIHDMYLDASDNIYITGEFNGTLDFNFDPNVATRLSSKGMQDIYFAKYDPSLNLIFAKGTGGAETDRGYSIVLDGLGFINVIGDFYKNADLDPSSVTRNYGSGTNTYHFFIAKYNTEGNFIDANYLVGSIAPTPATISPSGTICLSGWLKGDIDFDFSDEINILYRNSSNSAFLVQYKQSPELKLWHNEPVNAGANINIGTSEIGASTEIKEFYIKNTGDWKLDFTQTPAITLSGPAVSDYQIDQSLLGASVTLGDSIKFTVTFTPSEVGERMAQLSIHNNTFQTPEFSINLTGSGTPVTSIAHASDKKIVLYPNPSSDGYITIKSRESLTEVTVTNSIGQREIFHSDTFTTSLKGILTLVIKTTSNVYVDKICIQQ
- a CDS encoding T9SS type A sorting domain-containing protein; this translates as MKHLLQLSKSVFAILLLFGTTNKTLACTGRDIVFTDISITSIVNGVYYYTYEIKNVGTVDITLGEVVLQNYVSTDNQVGGDAPAGGSFISHQNVSILSPGETFRGTYQANPFPQNPQSTYPYLIVHVSLSSSDECDKSNNYFVGFIQISTAIPTHSMAADAKLNWDVENKSFIVNEWSGAYSEIYYSIFSVSGVLMLNGIAQRNESTPLKGLSNGVYLLHLSDGDKEYLKRITYFR
- a CDS encoding T9SS type A sorting domain-containing protein, which codes for MKKYILIFISVILLSTSLKAQTTDTYVVADNPVGLSSCVDSIITLEDIYKIAEIRDLNDPNDDVSMYKMFRLQGSVITTEELTSIHYSDYPSVYVKKMNATNIHRGGIQVFLYLITPPTSLFNVDTLKYTVDKGATVNFTPDFFAKFTFFSSGKDLTSLNERILLTDESIGTEAPIGTNSTWSIVGKGKYKIRVQVAVCDPADFYYDSIYVIVNESPCLKLEIKEMPSLCRDEIVDITPYIYLDNHAATSSDLSQMSFTNKSLLGGTGETFNPAAMDMTQMVDKTSRFPQILITYQPNVALGMCTDYTYMPTLKVPTKLITSDIILTKNNNGTIANYTVEGDYYGFNDMFSKDVFKKLYVDNFTTVHAGTVMDFYSDAALTVPAPGNNLTPGTYYIAATNPDCSDDSTLFTVNVKNRDFDIFWQSAPALGKGYYTFTAPVYSGANYSWIVWGGSVISGNNTNQLTVYFSETASPSVSARCTITLPAARTTINGNNLTSAVYITSNESGDKEEIKPGITTPVISNYSESSLKAYPNPATETFSLSGSGLYDIKIYNSVGQLVLTNNSYKAETPIIIKNKGLHVVYATQNGNSKVIKVIIE
- a CDS encoding Crp/Fnr family transcriptional regulator, with the protein product MFEKVCNWFREHGILLSNEEADYLKENTKEIIIPKNTIIMSQGKSVDRLFFLNEGIVRLYRLHNDIDSTIDFVSWNEFVSSVFYIVNRQPSPCALETLTEVKALYWDREEILTIMKEVKCAGKIENTLLEILLNWTQDREIDRMCLTPEERYLKLIKNHPSIVQQVPQKYIASFLGIHQDSLSRIRKKISRQN